Proteins found in one Rhizobium sp. NZLR1 genomic segment:
- a CDS encoding hydrolase produces MTFRNGLASLLRPEDSVLVLIDHQPYQLANVNSHEPQMVINNTTGLAKAAKAFGVPTILTTVIAARGGLLFPQITDVFPGQEVIDRTFINTWEDRKVVDAVKATGRKQLIIAGLWTEVCVAMPTIQALGEGWDVTVITDASGAVSVEAHEVAIQRMIAAGANMMTWMALASEWQRDWARTDQAAALTEVITQHAGGSGIAFLWEQQLLNTPVPNAAG; encoded by the coding sequence ATGACTTTTCGCAATGGCCTTGCTTCGCTTCTTCGTCCCGAGGATTCGGTCCTCGTTCTGATCGATCACCAGCCTTACCAGCTCGCGAATGTGAACAGCCACGAGCCGCAGATGGTGATCAACAATACGACGGGGCTGGCGAAGGCCGCCAAGGCCTTCGGTGTTCCGACAATCCTGACCACGGTGATCGCCGCGCGAGGCGGTCTCCTCTTCCCCCAGATCACGGATGTGTTTCCTGGTCAGGAGGTGATCGACCGGACGTTCATCAATACCTGGGAGGATCGCAAAGTGGTGGACGCGGTCAAGGCGACCGGCCGCAAGCAGCTGATCATTGCCGGTCTGTGGACCGAGGTCTGCGTCGCGATGCCGACGATCCAGGCCCTCGGCGAAGGCTGGGATGTGACTGTCATCACCGACGCGTCCGGCGCTGTATCGGTCGAAGCCCATGAGGTCGCCATCCAGCGCATGATCGCGGCTGGCGCAAACATGATGACGTGGATGGCACTGGCGTCCGAATGGCAGCGCGACTGGGCCCGGACCGACCAGGCCGCCGCCTTGACCGAGGTGATTACCCAGCATGCCGGCGGTAGCGGGATCGCATTCCTGTGGGAACAGCAACTGCTCAACACGCCGGTGCCGAACGCTGCAGGCTGA
- a CDS encoding LysR family transcriptional regulator — MDIEELRTFVEVADAGGVTSAARRLGISKSIVSRRLVRLEADLGVQLLARTTRGAALTEAGITFRDYAARVCAEIDAARETILPAGDLCGRLRVALPLSFGPTHFAPVLADMARRHPQLHIDTSYSDRFVDLIAEGFDCAIRVGFLPDSNLIAKRVGPIYGKLVASPDYIKGNGSPARPEDLAAHQALMQGTETWQFMDGDRIVTVHPRGRFKADNATALAAAALAGLGIAWIPDGITHQYVASGALVPVMTRYPPPPAGIYVIRPPGQHPARKVRVLSEMLIECFEQAPQPAGFDR; from the coding sequence GTGGATATTGAAGAGCTCAGGACATTCGTGGAAGTTGCGGATGCGGGTGGCGTTACATCAGCCGCGCGCCGGCTCGGCATCTCCAAGTCAATCGTCAGCCGGCGGCTCGTCCGGCTTGAAGCGGATCTCGGCGTCCAGCTTCTTGCACGAACCACCCGCGGCGCGGCGCTCACCGAGGCCGGGATCACGTTTCGGGACTATGCGGCCAGGGTCTGCGCCGAGATCGACGCGGCCAGGGAGACGATCCTGCCCGCCGGTGACCTTTGCGGCCGCCTGAGAGTTGCACTGCCGCTTTCCTTCGGCCCGACCCACTTCGCGCCCGTGCTCGCGGACATGGCGCGACGCCACCCCCAGCTTCACATCGACACCTCCTACAGCGATCGCTTCGTCGATCTCATTGCAGAGGGTTTCGATTGTGCGATCCGGGTTGGTTTCCTTCCGGACTCCAACCTGATCGCAAAGCGCGTCGGACCGATTTATGGCAAGCTCGTCGCGAGCCCGGACTATATCAAAGGCAATGGTTCACCTGCGAGGCCGGAGGACCTCGCCGCCCATCAGGCCCTCATGCAGGGAACGGAAACCTGGCAATTCATGGATGGCGACAGGATCGTCACGGTTCATCCGCGGGGGCGATTCAAGGCGGACAACGCCACGGCACTTGCCGCCGCCGCATTGGCAGGGCTCGGCATCGCCTGGATCCCCGACGGCATCACCCATCAATACGTGGCCTCCGGCGCGCTGGTTCCGGTCATGACACGCTATCCTCCGCCTCCGGCAGGCATCTACGTCATCCGCCCGCCGGGCCAGCATCCCGCCCGCAAGGTACGGGTCCTCTCCGAAATGCTGATCGAGTGTTTCGAACAGGCCCCGCAGCCAGCGGGCTTCGATCGCTAA
- a CDS encoding glucose 1-dehydrogenase yields the protein MQKKAPDFSLEGKVTLVTGASRGIGRACALACAAAGSDIVLGVRDVAASAGLVAELEGTGRKVITVELDIPNKAHIAQAVDAALATFGRVDVLINNVGVAPGNLAELVEEKDLDEILDVNIKGTFLMTQAVGRHMIKRNGGRIINISSQAGTVALRGEAIYCMSKAAINHLTRCLAAEWAAYNVTVNTVSPTFIHTDGTAPFLSDADNRKATLGHIPLGRIGETDDVVGAVVFLASPASSLITGANLLVDGGWSVA from the coding sequence ATGCAGAAGAAAGCGCCGGACTTCAGCCTTGAGGGCAAGGTGACTTTGGTGACGGGAGCGAGCCGTGGCATCGGTCGAGCTTGCGCGCTTGCCTGTGCCGCAGCAGGCTCCGATATTGTTTTGGGGGTCCGCGATGTCGCAGCGTCGGCAGGCCTGGTGGCCGAACTCGAGGGGACGGGACGAAAAGTCATCACTGTTGAACTGGACATTCCCAACAAGGCCCATATCGCACAAGCCGTCGATGCAGCGCTTGCTACATTCGGTCGGGTCGACGTGCTCATCAACAATGTCGGCGTGGCTCCCGGCAATCTCGCGGAACTCGTCGAGGAGAAGGACCTTGACGAGATCCTCGATGTCAACATTAAGGGCACCTTTCTGATGACGCAGGCAGTGGGGCGTCACATGATCAAGCGCAATGGGGGCCGGATCATCAACATCAGCTCACAGGCCGGCACCGTGGCCCTGCGCGGCGAGGCAATCTATTGCATGAGCAAGGCGGCAATCAATCACCTCACGCGCTGCCTTGCAGCCGAATGGGCAGCCTATAATGTCACCGTGAACACCGTATCGCCGACGTTCATCCACACGGATGGTACAGCACCTTTTCTATCCGATGCCGACAATCGCAAAGCGACGCTCGGTCACATTCCACTCGGCCGGATCGGTGAAACCGATGATGTGGTGGGTGCCGTCGTCTTCCTGGCATCGCCGGCTTCGAGCCTGATCACCGGTGCCAACCTGCTGGTGGACGGTGGATGGTCCGTCGCATGA